The following coding sequences lie in one Cronobacter universalis NCTC 9529 genomic window:
- the nuoM gene encoding NADH-quinone oxidoreductase subunit M yields MLLPWLILIPFIGGFLCWQTERFGVKVPRWIALITMGLTLALGLQLWLQGGYSLTQSGEFPKWQDQFILDWIPRFGITIHLAIDGLSLLMVVLTGLLGVLAVLCSWNEIEKYQGFFHLNLMWILGGVIGVFLAIDMFLFFFFWEMMLVPMYFLIALWGHKASDGKTRITAATKFFIYTQASGLVMLIAILALVFVHYNATGEWTFNYERLLKTPMSHGVEYLLMLGFFIAFAVKMPVVPLHGWLPDAHSQAPTAGSVDLAGILLKTAAYGLLRFSLPLFPNASAEFAPIAMWLGVIGIFYGAWMAFTQYDIKRLIAYTSVSHMGFVLIAIYTGSQLAYQGAVIQMIAHGLSAAGLFILCGQLYERLHTRDMRQMGGLWSKIRWLPALSMFFAVATLGMPGTGNFVGEFMILFGSFQVVPVITVISTFGLVFASVYSLAMLHRAYFGQPKSEAASQEIRGLSPRELFMILLLVVLLVLLGFYPQPILDTSHSAMSNIQQWFTDSVSTTRP; encoded by the coding sequence GGGCTGACGCTGGCGCTCGGCCTGCAACTCTGGTTGCAGGGCGGCTACTCCCTGACGCAATCCGGTGAGTTTCCGAAGTGGCAGGACCAGTTCATTCTCGACTGGATCCCGCGTTTTGGGATAACCATCCATTTAGCCATCGACGGTCTGTCGCTGCTGATGGTGGTGCTGACGGGCCTGCTCGGCGTGCTGGCGGTGCTCTGCTCCTGGAATGAAATTGAAAAATATCAGGGCTTCTTCCATCTCAACCTGATGTGGATCCTGGGCGGCGTGATCGGCGTGTTCCTCGCCATCGACATGTTCCTGTTCTTCTTCTTCTGGGAAATGATGCTGGTGCCGATGTACTTCCTGATTGCCCTGTGGGGTCATAAGGCATCGGACGGTAAAACGCGTATCACCGCGGCGACCAAATTCTTCATCTATACCCAGGCGAGCGGTCTGGTGATGTTGATTGCCATCCTGGCGCTGGTATTTGTGCACTACAACGCCACGGGCGAGTGGACGTTCAACTATGAACGCCTGCTGAAAACGCCGATGTCCCACGGCGTCGAATATCTGCTGATGCTGGGCTTCTTCATCGCGTTTGCGGTGAAAATGCCGGTGGTGCCGCTGCATGGCTGGCTGCCGGACGCGCACTCTCAGGCGCCGACCGCGGGCTCCGTTGACCTTGCGGGTATTCTTCTTAAAACCGCGGCCTACGGTCTGCTGCGCTTCTCGCTGCCGCTGTTCCCGAACGCTTCCGCAGAGTTCGCCCCGATCGCCATGTGGCTTGGCGTGATCGGCATCTTCTACGGCGCGTGGATGGCCTTTACCCAGTACGACATCAAACGTCTTATCGCGTACACCTCCGTTTCCCACATGGGCTTTGTGCTGATCGCCATCTATACCGGCAGCCAGCTTGCTTACCAGGGCGCGGTGATCCAGATGATCGCTCACGGTCTTTCCGCGGCGGGTCTGTTTATTCTCTGCGGCCAGCTCTATGAGCGTCTGCATACCCGCGATATGCGCCAGATGGGCGGTCTGTGGAGCAAAATCAGATGGCTGCCGGCGCTGTCGATGTTCTTTGCCGTGGCGACGCTCGGTATGCCGGGCACCGGTAACTTCGTTGGCGAATTCATGATCCTGTTCGGCAGCTTCCAGGTGGTGCCGGTGATTACCGTCATCTCGACCTTCGGTCTGGTGTTCGCGTCCGTTTACTCGCTGGCGATGCTGCATCGCGCGTACTTTGGTCAGCCGAAGAGCGAAGCGGCGAGTCAGGAGATTCGCGGTCTGTCGCCGCGCGAGCTGTTTATGATCCTGCTGCTGGTGGTGCTTCTGGTGCTGCTGGGCTTCTATCCCCAGCCAATTCTGGATACATCCCATTCGGCGATGAGCAATATT